The following proteins are co-located in the Trichomycterus rosablanca isolate fTriRos1 chromosome 14, fTriRos1.hap1, whole genome shotgun sequence genome:
- the pcm1 gene encoding pericentriolar material 1 protein isoform X1 has product MRNMATGGTSFNDCADEQELHNWTVSNSSLDDRLNNMDWGVQQKKPNRSSEKNRKKLSAVSESRLTNDISPESTPGAGRRRARTPHSFPHVKYTTQMSVPDQAELERLRQRINFTDLDERSIGSDSQGRVTAANNQRQLSLEPKKPFNFLPLHVNTNKSKEPSASASAATTPGGKESKKLSPGKELFAPVPIVPVKESYGPHRPPRGTVEDRRGEPAIDSSQVVSKLVQIRENISKASSMRDDLLEKNDVPANVERLSHLITHLKDQEKSYLRYLQKMLARENEGEEEDEGATVDSAVCSGSMAESASLNIEPCLEATVATCYGARGEQKEELENLRKQHDLLQKMLQQQEELKELQNRQAALLTMQNRVQHAMDDTVVTETAGSVSGVSITSELNDELNDLIRRFHNQLHDSQSQAVPDNRRQAESLSLSREVGHSRTTQSPRVQQPLVSAAFSASAKLTKLQELQDKKQTMDTILRELHSLRDQTLNNSSSRGASQRVLEHPSASGREGNSVGAMRQDSSTRDDGGNPAEKLRKLKEVHKRLNELRELVQYYEQTSDMMVDTVNENVHEDEEDETEDGSLFEAMFDSEQENREPVTTIRNPAQSQSTTNWIDMNTLTNAGSSSNNRLGRLNSECEVNNRSAANLRSLNVPSTIECQYNRDGPFSGPKHRNSDDDDDDGVEEEDGARARSSGSGSSRRSSINDDAEFTQKVRRLQTAKQKLQHLQELVAMVQSDDTDATTANEDEGLQQQPNNTRATAPKARRELALSDKAREKLYEEKLRQQQHELKQLHEERQRLMEIQGKIQDLRWACPDLQSSVSSTTSGVMKKKIPAAASTPAVVPSASSAKSNTAMLKQTTEPPPVTITDNELWSEMRRHQVLREELRQRRKHLESLMAEQQRRSGANTTQNYGLDDGTMATWGGSTQCPLGEDEDDDCPSELREGEEDEDDGGAESSSSDESNVYLNKHPNNTKNRDSLKGSSSHCARSQPCPNPRGEARRQENLRWAADLSASESATHSHPHWQEQISQLQRQLGFSTAMCQMLLQDQQTLSCMLQSFLVAPYNVMPNNLGPPQVPLIMHQLNQCYTQLAWQQNNVHGLKQTLNELLRQQQPSAAVQQQHQNTSQNPVSPSPYISFPPPINPLDMNNYSPLSTAGTEAQQVSGVQAGSDQQQQHDPNMSLKTEYMSFPPPLQRTPLNNAHTHSPSDTHSSSWFNSSTNRSCDQRRDDAQLDSHDSLSSPDRADPSTVTKSFRPGRKASAQASLASRDKTPKNRRRRAKNQNATGLDSDSISSASELGPEHESKRERERAAQPKARDPNQSLLDRLTQAKLDSKTKMSKHNDLSSAAYAWRTPFLSNQIACTEAQETSSDFSLFEALRETIYSEVATLISQNESRPHFLIELFHELQLLNTDYLRQRALYSLQNIVTKHLTEKSVAEEPGSSLGPESHSELTPSESLGPSDNDLSEKDVRVKVTSGRKRPNAGDSADNESLMSTSSNLEPFASDDLGNTVIHLDKALVRMREFERMKLKAGLGAGAAASAPVSSAPSTSNPKLSAAAAAAHDKKEDLAPNQVGQDLRCPQIDTQQLDRQIKAIMTEVIPYLKEHMGEECSPQLLTSVRRMVLTLTQQNDNSRDFMHFFHRQLGSILQESLSKFVGRTLQDCGEDLLVEISEILFNELAFFRLMQDIDQNTHHVKRHNQTTPTKRTPNNQVRNIEAEKTFSPSYFDEDKDRDETEQERFNLSLNIEKDEKEEKQATCSESSEPEEEEGEGLPLSIRLSKAETQPLNNYGSGEDENELEEVEEFEPGSVEVQTSLQASDSSAEHAQCNGEILNGATQETKSDQESTASTEAKSSQSESIEIVEVEREAEDAQTERKDDSAGPADPLAQESFQDSNTTSPQTDSPVLVNPDEVGSGNTSQKSDEEDFVKVENIPLQLSVMCEEELRKQILEEQRNNHLTTEILNGNPEGLTELVGGAHALKEPETVGAQSA; this is encoded by the exons ATGAGAAATATGGCAACCGGTGGAACTTCATTTAATGACTGTGCCGATGAACAGGAATTGCACAACTGGACCGTCAGCAACAGCAGCCTGGACGACAGGCTAAATAACATG GACTGGGGTGTGCAGCAGAAAAAGCCAAACCGCTCCTCTGAGAAGAACAGGAAGAAGCTCTCTGCCGTGTCTGAGAGCCGTTTGACCAATGACATTTCTCCAGAGTCGACACCAGGTGCCGGCAGGAGAAGAGCACGCACTCCTCACTCCTTCCCTCATGTTAAGTACACTACACAGATGTCTGTACCTGATCAGGCTGAGCTTGAGCGACTGCGTCAGCGCATAAACTTCACAGACCTGGATGAG AGGAGCATCGGGAGTGACTCCCAGGGCCGCGTCACTGCAGCAAACAATCAGAGGCAACTTTCTTTAGAGCCAAAGAAACCCTTTAACTTTCTGCCATTGCATGTCAACACTAACAAGAGCAAAGAGCCTTCAGCGTCTGCCTCAGCTGCTACCACTCCAGGGGGAAAAGAGTCCAAGAAGCTAAGCCCTGGGAAGGAGCTGTTTGCCCCAGTGCCCATTGTTCCTGTCAAGGAGTCATATGGACCACATCGGCCTCCTAGAGGAACAGTGGAGGATAGGAGAGGGGAACCAGCCATCGACAGCAGTCAG GTGGTCAGTAAACTGGTGCAGATCCGTGAGAACATCAGCAAAGCGAGCTCCATGAGGGATGACCTGCTGGAGAAAAACGACGTACCTGCCAACGTCGAACGTCTCTCTCACCTCATCACACATCTGAAAGACCAGGAAAAGTCCTACTTGCGCTACCTGCAGAAGATGCTG GCGAGGGAGAACGAGggtgaggaggaggatgaaggtGCCACGGTGGACTCGGCAGTGTGTTCGGGCTCCATGGCCGAGAGTGCTTCTCTAAACATAGAGCCATGTTTAGAAGCCACAGTTGCCACT TGTTACGGAGCAAGGGGAGAGCAGAAGGAAGAGTTGGAGAATCTAAGGAAGCAGCATGATCTTCTGCAAAagatgctgcagcagcaggAGGAGCTGAAAGAGCTACAGAACAGACAGGCAGCGCTGCTTACCATGCAGAACCGAGTCCAACATGCCATGGACGATACTG TTGTAACAGAAACTGCAGGAAGTGTGTCGGGTGTCAGCATCACTTCAGAACTTAATGATGAGCTTAACGACCTGATACGTCGCTTCCACAACCAACTACACGACTCACAG TCCCAGGCAGTGCCTGATAACCGCCGTCAAGCCGAGAGTCTTTCTCTCTCCAGAGAGGTCGGCCACTCTCGCACTACACAGAGTCCACGGGTGCAGCAGCCTCTGGTCTCTGCAGCCTTTTCTGCCAGTGCAAAGCTCACTAAACTGCAGGAGCTTCAGGATAAGAAGCAGACGATGGACACGATTCTTCGGGAGCTTCATTCACTTAGAGACCAGACTCTTAACAACAGCTCTA GTCGTGGTGCGTCACAGCGAGTATTGGAGCATCCGTCAGCATCAGGGCGAGAGGGGAACAGTGTGGGTGCAATGAGGCAGGATTCTTCCACTCGCGATGATGGTGGAAACCCAGCTGAAAAACTTAG GAAACTGAAGGAGGTGCACAAGCGACTGAATGAGCTAAGAGAGCTGGTGCAGTACTACGAGCAAACATCTGACATGATGGTGGACACAGTGAACGAGAACGTGCATGAAGACGAGGAAGATGAAACGGAGGATGGATCTTTGTTTGAAGCCATGTTCGACTCAGAACAGGAGAACAGAGAGCCTGTTACTACTATCAG GAACCCGGCCCAATCACAGTCCACAACAAACTGGATAGATATGAACACACTAACAAATGCTGGCAGCAGCTCCAACAACCGATTAGGACGCCTGAACTCTGAGTGTGAGGTTAACAACCGTTCAGCTGCTAACCTGCGTAGCCTCAACGTCCCTTCTACCATAG AGTGCCAGTATAACAGAGATGGCCCTTTCAGTGGCCCAAAGCACAGAAACAGTGATGACGATGACGATGATGGTGTAGAGGAGGAAGATGGTGCAAGAGCAAGAAGTTCAGGCTCTGGGTCCAGTCGCAGGAGCAGCATCAACGATGATGCCGAGTTCACTCAGAAAGTCCGTCGTCTACAAACGGCTAAACAGAAACTGCAGCATCTTCAAGAGCTCGTTGCTATGGTGCAG AGTGATGACACAGATGCCACCACAGCTAATGAGGATGAAGGGTTGCAACAGCAGCCCAACAACACCAGAGCAACAGCACCAAAAGCCAGGAGAGAACTGGCCCTCTCTGATAAagctag GGAGAAACTGTATGAAGAGAAGCTGAGGCAGCAGCAACACGAGCTTAAGCAGCTTCATGAGGAGAGACAAAGATTAATGGAGATCCAGGGCAAAATCCAAGATCTTCGCTGGGCCTGTCCTGACCTTCAg TCATCAGTGTCCAGCACTACGAGTGGTGTTATGAAGAAGAAGATTCCAGCTGCAGCGTCCACTCCTGCTGTTGTACCATCAGCGTCCTCAGCCAAGAGCAACACCGCCATGCTCAAACAGACCACTGAACCGCCACCTGTCACCATCACAGACAATGAG TTATGGTCGGAGATGAGGAGACACCAGGTTCTGCGCGAGGAACTAAGGCAGCGACGGAAACATCTTGAGAGTCTGATGGCTGAGCAGCAGAGGAGAAGTGGTGCAAACACTACGCAGAACTACGGCCTTGATGATGG GACCATGGCGACGTGGGGTGGCTCCACCCAGTGCCCCCTGGGTGAAGATGAGGATGATGACTGCCCATCTGAGCTCAGAGAAGGGGAGGAGGATGAGGACGATGGTGGAGCAGAGTCCAGCTCTTCTGATGAATCCAACGTGTACCTCAACAAACACCCCAACAACACTAAGAACAGAGAcag TCTAAAGGGTTCTTCTTCTCACTGTGCAAGGTCTCAGCCCTGTCCTAATCCAAGAGGCGAAGCAAGGAGGCAGGAAAACCTGCGCTGGGCTGCAGACCTTTCTGCCTCAGAGAGCGCCACACACTCTCACCCACACTGGCAGGAGCAGATATCCCAGCTGCAGAGACAGCTGGGCTTCAGCACAGCAATGTGCCAGATGCTGCTGCAGGAccagcag ACTCTGTCGTGCATGCTGCAGTCTTTTTTGGTGGCACCGTATAACGTGATGCCAAATAATCTGGGACCACCACAGGTTCCCCTCATCATGCACCAGCTCAACCAGTGTTACACACAGCTTGCCTGGCAACAGAACAACGTCCACGG TTTGAAGCAAACTCTGAATGAGCTGCTTCGGCAGCAGCAGCCATCAGCAGCTGTGCAACAGCAGCATCAGAACACATCGCAGAATCCTGTATCTCCGTCACCTTACATTTCCTTCCCTCCTCCCATTAACCCACTCGACATGAACAACTACTCCCCACTGTCTACTG CTGGTACAGAGGCTCAGCAGGTGTCTGGAGTTCAGGCCGGTTCagaccagcagcagcagcatgaCCCCAACATGTCTCTTAAAACAGAGTACATGAGCTTTCCCCCTCCACTGCAACGGACCCCACTTAACAATGCTCACACCCA CTCTCCGAGCGACACTCACAGCTCTAGCTGGTTTAACTCCTCTACGAACAGGTCATGTGACCAGCGACGCGACGACGCGCAGCTGGACTCGCACGATTCCCTGAGCAGTCCAGACCGTGCTGACCCCTCCACTGTCACCAAGAGCTTCAGACCTGGACGCAAGGCCTCGGCTCAGGCCAGCCTTGCCTCCAGAGACAAAACCCCAAAGAATCGGCGGAGGAGAGCTAAGAATCAAAACGCCACTG GTTTGGACAGTGACAGTATTTCCAGTGCCTCAGAATTAGGCCCGGAGCACGAAAGCAAGCGTGAGAGAGAACGAGCAGCTCAGCCAAAAGCCAGAGATCCAAACCAGAGCTTACTGGACAGACTGACACAGGCAAAGCTGGACAGCAAAACTAAGATGAGCAAACACAATGACCTTTCATCAG CAGCGTATGCATGGAGAACCCCCTTCCTCTCTAACCAAATCGCATGCACAGAAGCTCAAG aaaccagcaGTGATTTCTCTTTGTTCGAGGCTTTGAGGGAAACCATCTACTCGGAGGTGGCGACGCTGATCTCTCAGAACGAATCGCGTCCTCACTTCCTCATTGAACTTTTCCACGAGCTGCAACTACTCAACACAGACTACTTGCGTCAGAGGGCACTCTACTCCCTGCAG aatattGTTACTAAGCACTTGACTGAGAAGAGTGTTGCTGAGGAACCAGGGTCATCACTAGGACCTGAATCACATTCTGAGCTCACTCCCAGTGAAAGTCTAGGCCCTTCTGACAAT GATTTGTCTGAAaaggatgtgagggttaaagtcACCTCTGGTAGAAAAAGACCCAATGCAGGAGACTCGGCAGACAATGAGAGCCTGATGTCTACGTCTTCTAACCTGGAGCCATTCGCCAGTGATGATCTGG GTAACACGGTGATACATTTAGATAAGGCTCTGGTGCGTATGAGGGAGTTTGAGCGTATGAAGCTAAAGGCTGGGCTTGGTGCTGGGGCCGCTGCCTCTGCTCCTGTCTCTTCAGCACCCTCTacctctaaccctaagctttcTGCTGCTGCAGCTGCTGCTCATGATAAGAAGGAGGATTTAGCTCCTAATCAAG TAGGTCAAGACTTGCGCTGTCCCCAGATTGATACACAGCAGTTGGACAGACAGATCAAAGCCATCATGACAGAGGTCATCCCCTACCTAAAG gagcACATGGGTGAGGAGTGTTCTCCACAGCTTCTGACATCAGTGAGACGCATGGTGCTGACACTGACTCAACAAAATGATAACAGTCGTGACTTTATGCACTTCTTCCACCGACAGCTTGGGAGCATATtgcag GAGTCTCTGAGTAAGTTTGTGGGCCGAACCCTGCAGGACTGCGGGGAAGATCTGCTGGTCGAGATCTCTGAGATCCTCTTCAACGAGCTGGCCTTTTTCAGACTCATGCAGGACATTGACCAGAATACACACCACGTCAAGAGACACAACCAGACCACGCCCACCAAACGTACTCCCAATAACCAG GTAAGAAATATTGAAGCAGAAAAGACTTTCTCACCTTCATATTTTGATGAGGATAAA GATCGGGATGAGACTGAACAGGAAAGGTTTAATCTCAGCCTCAACATAGAGAAGGATGAAAAGGAAGAGAAACAAGCAACATGCAGCGAATCCTCAGAGCCTGAAGAGGAGGAAGGAGAAGGACTGCCGCTGTCCATAC GTTTGTCTAAAGCGGAGACGCAGCCGTTGAATAATTATGGTAGCGGTGAGGACGAGAACGAGCTAGAGGAGGTTGAGGAGTTTGAGCCTGGATCTGTCGAGGTGCAGACATCCCTTCAGGCCTCTGACAGCTCAGCAGAACATGCACAG TGTAATGGAGAAATACTAAATGGAGCAACACAGGAAACCAAATCAGACCAGGAGAGCACAGCAAGCACCGAAG CTAAAAGCAGTCAATCTGAGTCCATAGAGATAGTGGAGGTGGAAAGAGAAGCTGAAGATGCACAGACAGAGAGGAAGGACGATTCCGCTGGTCCCGCTGACCCTCTAGCACAGGAGAGTTTTCAAGACTCCAACACAACCAGTCCTCAAACAGACTCGCCCGTTCTGGTTAACCCTGAT GAGGTCGGGTCTGGAAACACCAGTCAGAAATCTGATGAGGAGGATTTTGTGAAGGTTGAAAACATACCGCTGCAACTCTCTGTGATGTgtgag GAGGAGTTGCGTAAGCAGATATTAGAAGAACAGAGAAACAACCACCTCACTACAGAGATCCTTAATGGAAATCCTGAAGGTCTGACTGAACTGGTGGGCGGAGCACATGCTCTTAAAGAACCTG AAACGGTTGGAGCCCAAAGTGCATGA